A window of the Cannabis sativa cultivar Pink pepper isolate KNU-18-1 chromosome X, ASM2916894v1, whole genome shotgun sequence genome harbors these coding sequences:
- the LOC115706860 gene encoding beta-fructofuranosidase, insoluble isoenzyme CWINV3 isoform X2, whose translation MLKYMAMAHPHHQYIYSDPNGPVYYKGVYHLFYQYNPQGPIWGNISWAHSISYNLIDWVHVDIALRPNDPNLDINGCYSGSITLIQDDKLAILYTGEDSKNHQVQNLATPKNPSDPSLREWIKYPKPLMTPIDGIDPSQFRDPTTAWLGPDNIWRVTIGARQMDGKWMAFLYKSRDFENWTRSEETPLYLFEKDLVVECLDFFPVGIKGSLGDDDNHYLNKDQYKKKYALKVSFQAKEQDCYILGQYSAHLDEFKVESDSMNDDLDLRMDYGKFYASKSFYDPDKKRRVVWGWIMETESRADDIKKGWSGLMSFPRTIVLSESGKQLIQWPIEEIEKLRGEKISVENKDLHCGSLFEISGVTTSQADLEVSFEIEIGELKNAELLESSKVDPQELCKEKNISVGGQFGPFGLLVLASDNMLEQTAIYFRIFKIKTDDDCEKYVVLMCSDQSRLIIQ comes from the exons ATGTTGAAATATATGGCTATGGCTCATCCTCATCATCAATATATCTATTCAGATCCTAATG GACCAGTTTACTACAAGGGAGTATACCACTTGTTCTATCAATATAACCCACAAGGCCCAATATGGGGTAACATATCATGGGCTCATTCAATATCATACAATCTAATTGATTGGGTTCATGTTGATATTGCTTTAAGGCCCAATGATCCTAATTTAGACATTAATGGTTGCTATTCTGGTTCCATAACCCTAATTCAAGATGACAAATTAGCCATATTATACACTGGAGAAGACTCTAAAAATCATCAAGTCCAAAATTTGGCCACACCCAAAAATCCCTCAGACCCTTCTCTTAGAGAATGGATAAAATATCCTAAACCTTTGATGACTCCGATCGATGGCATTGATCCAAGCCAGTTTCGAGACCCAACAACAGCTTGGTTGGGCCCTGACAACATTTGGCGGGTCACAATTGGAGCCCGCCAAATGGATGGAAAATGGATGGCATTTTTGTACAAAAGTAGGGATTTTGAGAACTGGACCAGGTCTGAGGAAACTCCACTTTATTTGTTCGAGAAAGATTTAGTGGTTGAGTGTCTTGATTTTTTTCCTGTGGGAATTAAAGGCTCATTAGGTGATGATGACAATCATTACTTAAATAAAGATCAATATAAGAAGAAGTATGCTTTGAAAGTGAGCTTCCAAGCTAAAGAACAAGATTGTTATATATTAGGGCAATATTCTGCTCATTTAGATGAGTTTAAGGTTGAGAGTGATTCTATGAATGATGATTTAGATTTGAGAATGGATTATGGAAAGTTTTATGCTTCGAAATCGTTTTATGACCCCGATAAGAAGAGGAGAGTAGTATGGGGTTGGATCATGGAGACTGAGAGTAGAGCTGATGATATCAAAAAAGGCTGGTCTGGACTCAtg TCATTTCCTAGAACTATTGTTCTTAGTGAATCTGGGAAGCAATTAATACAATGGCCAATTGAagagatagaaaaattaagagGTGAGAAGATTAGTGTCGAAAACAAGGATCTTCATTGTGGCTCGCTCTTTGAGATTTCTGGTGTCACAACTTCACAG gcaGATTTGGAAGTTTCGTTTGAAATTGAAATAGGTGAATTAAAAAATGCGGAGTTATTAGAGTCGAGTAAGGTTGATCCTCAAGAGCTTTGTAAAGAGAAAAATATAAGTGTTGGAGGCCAATTTGGACCCTTTGGTTTATTAGTTTTGGCTTCTGATAACATGTTAGAACAAACTGCAATCTACTTTCGAATATTCAAAATCAAAACTGATGACGATTGTGAGAAGTATGTTGTTCTAATGTGTAGTGACCAAAGCAG ATTGATCATTCAATAG
- the LOC115706860 gene encoding beta-fructofuranosidase, insoluble isoenzyme CWINV3 isoform X1 — protein MLKYMAMAHPHHQYIYSDPNGPVYYKGVYHLFYQYNPQGPIWGNISWAHSISYNLIDWVHVDIALRPNDPNLDINGCYSGSITLIQDDKLAILYTGEDSKNHQVQNLATPKNPSDPSLREWIKYPKPLMTPIDGIDPSQFRDPTTAWLGPDNIWRVTIGARQMDGKWMAFLYKSRDFENWTRSEETPLYLFEKDLVVECLDFFPVGIKGSLGDDDNHYLNKDQYKKKYALKVSFQAKEQDCYILGQYSAHLDEFKVESDSMNDDLDLRMDYGKFYASKSFYDPDKKRRVVWGWIMETESRADDIKKGWSGLMSFPRTIVLSESGKQLIQWPIEEIEKLRGEKISVENKDLHCGSLFEISGVTTSQADLEVSFEIEIGELKNAELLESSKVDPQELCKEKNISVGGQFGPFGLLVLASDNMLEQTAIYFRIFKIKTDDDCEKYVVLMCSDQSRSSLRDEPVKTTYGTFLDLDPLQEKITLRTLIDHSIVESFGGEGRSVITARVYPKLAIDKGSHLYAFNYGTKSVKILKLNAWSMKNAQFESKREEEEEEAN, from the exons ATGTTGAAATATATGGCTATGGCTCATCCTCATCATCAATATATCTATTCAGATCCTAATG GACCAGTTTACTACAAGGGAGTATACCACTTGTTCTATCAATATAACCCACAAGGCCCAATATGGGGTAACATATCATGGGCTCATTCAATATCATACAATCTAATTGATTGGGTTCATGTTGATATTGCTTTAAGGCCCAATGATCCTAATTTAGACATTAATGGTTGCTATTCTGGTTCCATAACCCTAATTCAAGATGACAAATTAGCCATATTATACACTGGAGAAGACTCTAAAAATCATCAAGTCCAAAATTTGGCCACACCCAAAAATCCCTCAGACCCTTCTCTTAGAGAATGGATAAAATATCCTAAACCTTTGATGACTCCGATCGATGGCATTGATCCAAGCCAGTTTCGAGACCCAACAACAGCTTGGTTGGGCCCTGACAACATTTGGCGGGTCACAATTGGAGCCCGCCAAATGGATGGAAAATGGATGGCATTTTTGTACAAAAGTAGGGATTTTGAGAACTGGACCAGGTCTGAGGAAACTCCACTTTATTTGTTCGAGAAAGATTTAGTGGTTGAGTGTCTTGATTTTTTTCCTGTGGGAATTAAAGGCTCATTAGGTGATGATGACAATCATTACTTAAATAAAGATCAATATAAGAAGAAGTATGCTTTGAAAGTGAGCTTCCAAGCTAAAGAACAAGATTGTTATATATTAGGGCAATATTCTGCTCATTTAGATGAGTTTAAGGTTGAGAGTGATTCTATGAATGATGATTTAGATTTGAGAATGGATTATGGAAAGTTTTATGCTTCGAAATCGTTTTATGACCCCGATAAGAAGAGGAGAGTAGTATGGGGTTGGATCATGGAGACTGAGAGTAGAGCTGATGATATCAAAAAAGGCTGGTCTGGACTCAtg TCATTTCCTAGAACTATTGTTCTTAGTGAATCTGGGAAGCAATTAATACAATGGCCAATTGAagagatagaaaaattaagagGTGAGAAGATTAGTGTCGAAAACAAGGATCTTCATTGTGGCTCGCTCTTTGAGATTTCTGGTGTCACAACTTCACAG gcaGATTTGGAAGTTTCGTTTGAAATTGAAATAGGTGAATTAAAAAATGCGGAGTTATTAGAGTCGAGTAAGGTTGATCCTCAAGAGCTTTGTAAAGAGAAAAATATAAGTGTTGGAGGCCAATTTGGACCCTTTGGTTTATTAGTTTTGGCTTCTGATAACATGTTAGAACAAACTGCAATCTACTTTCGAATATTCAAAATCAAAACTGATGACGATTGTGAGAAGTATGTTGTTCTAATGTGTAGTGACCAAAGCAG GTCTTCATTGAGAGATGAGCCTGTAAAAACCACATATGGTACTTTCTTAGACTTGGATCCACTCCAAGAGAAAATAACATTAAGAACCTTG ATTGATCATTCAATAGTTGAGAGTTTTGGTGGAGAAGGGAGAAGTGTTATTACTGCAAGAGTTTATCCAAAGTTGGCAATTGACAAAGGATCTCATTTATATGCATTCAACTATGGAACAAAGAGTGTTAAAATCTTAAAGCTTAATGCTTGGAGTATGAAAAATGCTCAATTTGAAtcaaagagagaagaagaagaagaagaagcaaactag